A genomic segment from Flavobacterium inviolabile encodes:
- a CDS encoding GDSL-type esterase/lipase family protein has product MLNKLCFVLLYLFFTGPAAAQVVDSTEVVLDTLMVEEPVVYGENAIANQKALQKFFDKLYQLETTKTGKVNIVHIGDSHIQADLFTGVIRKALQDKFGNAGLGFSFPYNLAKTNGSYYVRYSSNESWNSYRNIYPVNGAPVGLSGIGLTTRAKDFAIEINVKDPAYEFNTLKIVTPQKQNLFDVATSSKTIVLESNVPKKINHKIKKGEAISIIADKYNVSVAEIKRANGLKNNNIRAGKVLRIPTNEMQKKSIKRSEFIPLSLTEEANAFSYTSEEAIKKIYLLPNKKASQFALNGLVFGKNTPGVIYSSIGVNGAKFSDYNKYPLFFEQVPVLQPDLLVVSLGTNETFDKMEMPAYMSQLNQFIENIRQKNPDVEILVMTPPPSLLYRRSLNTYAADYAKEINVQAEMRNHASWDLFSIFGGLYGVNKNYRQGLMAGDKVHYSKAGYEKQGTLFTEALLQAYESYKLSTKN; this is encoded by the coding sequence ATGTTGAATAAACTTTGTTTTGTACTGCTGTACCTGTTTTTTACCGGTCCCGCTGCTGCACAGGTAGTCGATTCTACGGAAGTAGTACTCGATACGCTGATGGTTGAAGAACCGGTGGTTTACGGCGAAAATGCAATCGCGAATCAGAAAGCACTGCAAAAGTTTTTTGACAAACTGTACCAGCTGGAAACAACCAAAACCGGAAAAGTAAATATTGTCCATATTGGCGATTCCCATATTCAGGCCGACTTGTTTACCGGTGTGATCCGCAAAGCATTGCAGGACAAATTTGGAAATGCCGGACTGGGATTCTCTTTTCCGTATAACCTGGCTAAAACAAACGGAAGTTATTATGTGCGGTATTCGTCAAACGAATCATGGAACAGCTACCGGAATATTTACCCGGTAAACGGTGCTCCGGTGGGATTAAGCGGAATCGGACTGACAACCAGGGCCAAGGACTTTGCAATCGAGATTAATGTAAAAGATCCGGCTTACGAATTCAATACCTTAAAAATTGTTACCCCGCAGAAACAAAACCTGTTTGATGTGGCTACCAGTTCCAAAACAATAGTGCTGGAATCCAACGTCCCTAAAAAAATCAACCACAAGATTAAAAAAGGCGAAGCGATTTCCATTATAGCCGATAAATACAATGTGTCCGTTGCCGAGATCAAACGTGCCAACGGTCTGAAAAATAATAACATTCGTGCCGGAAAAGTATTGCGGATCCCTACGAATGAAATGCAGAAAAAAAGCATCAAACGCTCCGAATTTATTCCGTTGTCGCTAACGGAAGAAGCCAATGCGTTTAGTTATACTTCGGAAGAGGCCATAAAAAAAATATACCTGCTGCCCAATAAAAAAGCATCGCAGTTTGCTTTAAACGGACTGGTATTCGGGAAAAATACACCCGGAGTAATCTATAGCAGTATTGGTGTTAACGGTGCTAAATTCTCCGACTATAACAAATACCCGCTGTTCTTTGAACAGGTTCCGGTATTGCAGCCCGATCTTTTGGTCGTGTCGCTGGGAACGAATGAAACGTTCGATAAAATGGAAATGCCTGCCTATATGAGTCAGCTGAACCAGTTTATTGAAAACATCAGACAGAAAAATCCTGATGTTGAAATTTTAGTCATGACACCGCCTCCGTCATTATTATACAGACGTTCGTTAAATACGTATGCTGCGGATTATGCTAAAGAAATCAATGTGCAGGCAGAAATGCGGAACCATGCTTCCTGGGATTTGTTTTCCATTTTCGGAGGATTGTATGGTGTGAACAAAAATTACAGACAAGGATTAATGGCAGGAGATAAAGTGCATTATTCCAAAGCCGGATATGAAAAACAAGGCACGCTTTTCACAGAAGCCTTATTGCAAGCCTACGAGAGTTATAAATTAAGTACGAAAAATTGA